One window of Quercus robur chromosome 5, dhQueRobu3.1, whole genome shotgun sequence genomic DNA carries:
- the LOC126728305 gene encoding uncharacterized protein LOC126728305 codes for MAEKFLAKFFPPTKTAQLRSEIGQFKQNDFESLYEAWERYKDLIRRCPQHGLSDWLQIQMFYNGLNGQTRTIVNAASGGTLMSKTAEGATSLLEEMASNNYQWPTERTMAKKVVGIHELDPFAALSAQVASLSHQVSTLTTQRIPQSAEYVAASSMTVPMNEASQEQVQYINNRNYNYRGNPMPNYYHPGLRNHENFSYVNTKNVLQPPPGFDSQPSEKKMSLEDAMISFVEETKARFKKSDSRLDNIETHCSNIGATMKNLEVQIGQLATTINA; via the coding sequence ATGGCAGAAAAGTTTCTTGCTAAATTCTTTCCACCTACAAAAACAGCCCAACTCAGGAGTGAGATTGGTCAATTCAAGCAAAATGATTTTGAGTCACTCTATGAAGCATGGGAAAGGTATAAAGATTTGATTCGACGTTGCCCTCAACATGGATTGTCGGATTGGTTGCAAATTCAGATGTTCTATAATGGGTTAAATGGGCAAACTCGAACCATAGTTAATGCTGCTTCTGGTGGAACTTTGATGTCAAAGACAGCTGAGGGTGCTACTTCTCTTTTGGAAGAAATGGCCTCAAACAACTATCAATGGCCAACTGAAAGAACTATGGCTAAGAAAGTTGTTGGGATTCATGAATTGGATCCGTTTGCTGCCCTCTCAGCTCAAGTTGCTTCTCTATCTCATCAGGTTTCAACCTTAACAACCCAAAGAATACCACAAAGTGCAGAATATGTTGCAGCTTCAAGTATGACAGTTCCGATGAATGAAGCAAGTCAAGAACAGGTTCAATACATCAACAATCGGAACTACAACTATCGTGGAAATCCTATGCCAAATTACTACCATCCAGGACTTCGAAATCATGAGAATTTTTCTTATGTAAACACAAAGAATGTGTTGCAACCTCCTCCAGGTTTTGATAGTCAACCAAGCGAGAAGAAGATGTCACTTGAGGATGCCATGATTTCTTTTGTTGAGGAGACCAAAGCAAGGTTTAAAAAGTCTGATTCACGGTTGGATAACATTGAGACTCATTGTAGCAATATAGGAGCCACTATGAAGAATCTTGAAGTGCAAATTGGGCAACTAGCCACAACCATTAATGCCTAA
- the LOC126728306 gene encoding uncharacterized protein LOC126728306: MPNYAKFLKDIISKKRRLEEFEIVKFSEKCSAILQKKLPQKLKYPGSFTLPCTIGNSFFDKVLCDLGASINLIPLSLCRKLGLGEMKQTTISLQLADQSIKYPRGIIEDVLVKVDKFIFPTDFVVLDMEEDQEVPLILGRPFLAMGRALIDVQKGELTLRVNKEEVMFNIYQAMRFPEDPSTCFRVDIIEQCVVEAFQEDVSADHLERCITTSSHAHDFNNSAVCESDLPFVSEEFLHYVFALEALQQVKSLSNEVERLEPMVAKTDYVIFTEKVQQTPTPELKQLPKHLRYAFLGDSYTFLVIIAASLTPEEEEKFLRVLREHRTALGWTISDIKGISPSICMHKILMEELYKLSIKP, encoded by the coding sequence ATGCCAAATTATGCTAAGTTCCTGAAGGACATCATTTCCAAGAAGAGAAGGTTGGAGGAGTTCGAAATAGTGAAGTTTTCTGAAAAATGTAGTGCCattcttcaaaagaaattacctcaaaaattaaaatatccgGGGAGTTTCACTTTGCCTTGCACTATTGGAAATtcattttttgataaagttttatgTGATCTTGGTGCTAGCATTAATCTTATACCACTTTCTCTTTGTAGGAAATTGGGACTTGGAGAGATGAAACAAACAACCATTTCTTTGCAACTAGCAGATCAATCCATCAAATATCCACGTGGAATCATAGAAGATGTATTGGTAAAGGTGGATAAGTTTATTTTTCCTACCGATTTTGTGGTATTAGATATGGAGGAAGACCAAGAAGTACCACTAATTCTTGGCCGACCATTCTTGGCTATGGGGAGGGCTTTAATTGATGTTCAAAAGGGTGAGTTAACATTGAGAGTGAACAAGGAAGAGGTTATGTTCAACATCTACCAAGCCATGAGATTTCCAGAAGATCCAAGCACTTGCTTTCGGGTAGATATCATTGAGCAATGTGTAGTAGAAGCCTTTCAAGAAGATGTGTCAGCAGATCACCTAGAACGATGTATCACCACTTCATCTCATGCTCATGACTTTAATAACTCTGCTGTTTGTGAATCTGATTTACCTTTTGTTAGTGAAGAATTTCTCCACTATGTATTTGCCTTGGAAGCATTGCAACAGGTTAAATCACTTAGCAATGAAGTGGAGAGGCTAGAACCAATGGTAGCAAAAACAGATTATGTAATTTTTACAGAAAAAGTGCAGCAAACTCCAACTCCAGAGTTGAAGCAATTGCCTAAGCATCTTCGCTATGCATTCTTGGGTGATAGTTACACCTTTCTAGTGATTATTGCGGCATCACTTACACCCGAAGAAGAGGAAAAGTTTTTGCGTGTGTTAAGGGAGCATAGAACAGCCTTGGGATGGACTATCTCTGACATAAAAGGTATAAGTCCTTCCATTTGCATGCACAAGATTCTAATGGAGGAACTTTACAAATTGTCAATTAAGCCCTAA